In uncultured Methanobacterium sp., a genomic segment contains:
- the kdpC gene encoding potassium-transporting ATPase subunit KdpC, whose protein sequence is MKDLERAILIFVVFTIFLGIIYPLVITGISQVVFPEQANGNLVKNGNGTVIGSQLIGQNFSSPAYFHGRPSVIDYNSSTSSGSNLGPTNQKLIANVTQRIQQIKTEDSLPDNATIPADLVLASGSGLEGYIYVDSAMIQVPRIASTRGISESQVREIITSNQENTFLGLGKEIVNVLKLNIALDNLKK, encoded by the coding sequence ATGAAAGACTTAGAAAGAGCAATATTAATATTCGTGGTGTTCACCATATTCCTGGGCATAATTTACCCCCTGGTTATCACTGGAATATCTCAAGTCGTATTTCCAGAACAGGCCAATGGAAACCTGGTAAAAAATGGAAATGGAACTGTAATTGGTTCCCAACTTATAGGACAGAACTTCTCAAGTCCTGCCTACTTCCACGGCAGGCCCTCAGTAATTGACTATAACTCCAGCACATCCAGTGGATCCAATCTGGGACCAACCAATCAAAAACTGATTGCCAATGTTACCCAGAGAATACAGCAGATTAAAACCGAAGATTCCTTACCGGACAATGCAACCATCCCTGCGGACCTGGTTCTTGCATCTGGCAGTGGACTGGAAGGATACATCTATGTGGATTCAGCCATGATCCAGGTTCCAAGAATTGCCAGTACCAGGGGAATAAGCGAGTCCCAGGTTAGGGAGATAATAACCAGTAACCAGGAGAACACTTTCCTGGGACTGGGGAAGGAAATTGTAAATGTGTTGAAACTCAACATAGCCCTGGACAACCTTAAAAAGTAA
- the kdpB gene encoding potassium-transporting ATPase subunit KdpB, translating into MKEKTSSIFQKEILIQALKGSFTRLNPITLLKNPVMLIVEIGAVITTVQTIINIITGAGYLFNIQITLWLWFTVLFANFAEAIAESQGKARAESLKRSRSEAQALILHDDGSTEEVSALSLKKGDRVLVEEGDIIPSDGDISEGTALVDESAVTGESAPVVRESGGDKSGVTGGTKLLSGTIKIQITADPGHTFLDNMIGMVESAKRQKTPNEKALEILLIALTTLFVAVVVTLPAFAGYMGISISIPILIALLVCLMPTTIGALLPAIGIAGMDRLLQHNVVALSGRAVEASGDVSVVLLDKTGTITLGNRMATEFIPAADVKMNDLIQASLMSSLADETPEGRSIVKLAKKELDIHGRNIHPPEDTIFVPFTPETRMSGVDIGSNKIRKGSADAIETFVVGNGLTVSPEVKKAVDDVSVKGDTPLVVANENGVLGVIRLKDIIKKGIKNKLAQLRRMGIKSIMITGDNPLTAASIAAEAGVDDFSAQARPETKLEMIRKYQSGDNQYLVAMIGDGTNDAPALAQADVAVAMSAGTSAAREAANMIDLDSSPSKLLDIVEIGKEILITRGALTTFSIANDVAKYFAIIPAVFAVAYPELGILNIMGLSTPSSAVLAAVIFNAIVIPLLIPLALRGVKFRETSSVSRLLGMNLLIYGGGGLIIPFVGIKLLDILITTLGLGG; encoded by the coding sequence ATGAAAGAGAAAACTTCAAGCATTTTCCAAAAAGAAATTTTAATACAGGCCCTTAAGGGATCATTCACCAGATTAAATCCAATCACCCTCCTTAAAAACCCAGTAATGCTCATAGTGGAAATAGGGGCAGTGATCACCACAGTACAAACCATCATTAACATAATAACTGGTGCAGGGTACCTGTTCAACATTCAGATCACCCTATGGTTATGGTTCACAGTTTTATTTGCAAACTTCGCCGAAGCCATAGCAGAAAGCCAGGGAAAAGCCCGCGCTGAATCTTTAAAACGCAGTAGAAGTGAGGCACAAGCCCTAATCCTCCATGATGATGGATCTACCGAAGAAGTATCAGCACTTTCCCTGAAAAAAGGTGACCGGGTACTGGTGGAAGAAGGGGACATCATACCCAGTGATGGGGATATAAGTGAAGGTACGGCGCTGGTGGATGAATCAGCGGTTACTGGAGAATCTGCCCCAGTAGTAAGGGAATCTGGAGGGGATAAAAGTGGAGTAACTGGTGGAACCAAACTACTCTCCGGTACCATCAAGATCCAGATCACTGCAGATCCAGGCCACACCTTCCTGGATAACATGATCGGTATGGTGGAGAGTGCCAAAAGGCAGAAAACACCCAATGAAAAAGCCCTTGAGATTCTCCTCATTGCCTTAACTACACTGTTCGTAGCGGTGGTAGTCACTCTACCTGCATTTGCCGGTTACATGGGAATATCCATATCCATACCAATTTTAATAGCTTTGTTGGTGTGTCTGATGCCCACAACCATCGGAGCACTCCTACCAGCTATCGGTATTGCGGGTATGGATAGGTTACTGCAGCACAATGTGGTGGCCTTAAGTGGCAGGGCAGTGGAAGCCTCTGGAGATGTAAGTGTGGTTCTACTGGATAAAACCGGGACCATCACCCTGGGAAACAGAATGGCCACAGAATTCATCCCGGCTGCGGATGTTAAGATGAATGATTTGATCCAGGCCTCTTTGATGTCCTCTCTGGCCGATGAAACACCAGAAGGACGTAGTATTGTCAAGTTAGCCAAGAAAGAACTGGACATCCACGGGAGAAATATCCACCCACCTGAAGATACCATATTTGTCCCTTTCACTCCTGAAACACGAATGAGCGGGGTGGACATAGGTTCAAATAAGATCAGGAAGGGATCAGCAGATGCCATAGAAACCTTTGTTGTGGGTAACGGTTTAACAGTCTCTCCTGAGGTAAAAAAAGCGGTGGATGATGTGTCCGTAAAAGGCGACACTCCACTGGTGGTGGCCAACGAAAACGGGGTACTGGGTGTCATACGGCTGAAGGATATTATAAAGAAGGGTATTAAAAACAAGCTGGCCCAGCTAAGGCGTATGGGAATCAAATCCATTATGATAACTGGAGACAATCCCCTAACAGCTGCTTCAATAGCTGCTGAAGCTGGAGTGGATGATTTCAGTGCCCAGGCCAGGCCGGAAACCAAGCTGGAGATGATCCGTAAATATCAATCTGGAGACAATCAGTATCTGGTGGCCATGATTGGAGATGGAACCAACGATGCACCGGCACTGGCACAGGCTGATGTTGCCGTGGCCATGAGTGCAGGAACATCTGCAGCCCGGGAAGCAGCCAACATGATAGATCTGGATTCATCCCCCTCTAAATTACTGGATATAGTGGAGATCGGGAAGGAAATCCTCATCACCAGGGGAGCTTTAACCACCTTCAGCATAGCCAATGATGTGGCAAAGTATTTCGCAATAATTCCCGCTGTATTTGCAGTAGCCTACCCCGAACTGGGTATTTTGAACATTATGGGTTTGTCCACACCATCCAGCGCAGTTCTAGCAGCAGTAATCTTCAATGCTATCGTGATCCCCCTGCTGATCCCCCTGGCATTAAGGGGAGTTAAATTCCGTGAAACATCGTCTGTATCCAGACTGCTGGGTATGAATCTCCTCATATACGGTGGTGGGGGATTGATTATACCATTTGTAGGTATCAAACTACTGGATATTTTAATAACCACATTAGGACTGGGAGGTTAA
- the kdpA gene encoding potassium-transporting ATPase subunit KdpA has translation MATEDLIFILILLVVTVVLAVPIGKYMSKVFTGQRTFMTPVMQPVERFIYRLVGVDENEEMNWKRYAYSLIVFNIIAILFLFTLQLLQGYLPLNPEGFPGVRWDTALNTAISFVTNTNWQSYAGETTMSYLTQMMGLAVQNFVSAAVGIAAVLVLIRGFIRKNTENLGNFWVDMTRSVLYILLPLSVILALLLVSQGVVQTFDPYATAQTIEGANQIIPLGPAASQVAIKMLGSNGGGFFNVNSAHPFENPNGITNFLESIAILLLPMSLVFAFGYMIRNFKQGLAIFAVMMILFVTGLGVALWSEDQTNPIIEKMGVSSGNLEGKEVRLGVGESTAWGAATTIVSNGGVNMMHDSAMPLTGLVFMFNMATGEVIFGGLGVGLAGMLFYVILTMFIAGLMIGRTPEFLGKKLGPPEMTLAVIPLVVPQAAILILAAIALSTPDGLAGLNNPSAHGMSEILYAYFSTIGNNGSAFAGLSANTVFYNLTLGLAMLIGRFATIIPAIALAGLLAKKGKVPTSSATFPTTGPLFIILVAGVVILLGALTFFSVFALGPGLDHLFMQGGNITS, from the coding sequence ATGGCAACAGAAGATCTGATTTTTATTCTAATCCTCCTGGTGGTCACGGTTGTTCTGGCGGTGCCCATTGGAAAATACATGTCCAAGGTTTTCACCGGGCAGAGAACCTTCATGACCCCGGTCATGCAACCGGTGGAACGTTTCATCTACCGCCTGGTTGGGGTTGATGAAAATGAGGAGATGAACTGGAAACGCTATGCCTATTCACTTATAGTTTTTAACATTATCGCCATACTATTTCTTTTCACCCTGCAGCTATTACAGGGATATTTACCACTTAACCCTGAAGGTTTTCCGGGTGTAAGATGGGATACTGCCCTTAACACCGCAATTTCTTTTGTAACCAACACCAACTGGCAATCCTATGCTGGTGAAACCACCATGAGCTACCTCACCCAGATGATGGGTCTGGCAGTTCAGAACTTCGTCTCAGCAGCAGTGGGAATTGCCGCGGTTCTGGTTCTAATCCGGGGATTTATCCGCAAAAATACAGAAAATCTGGGTAATTTCTGGGTGGACATGACCCGTTCGGTGCTTTACATACTCTTACCCCTTTCTGTAATCCTGGCACTCTTACTGGTTTCACAGGGAGTGGTTCAGACCTTCGACCCTTATGCAACTGCCCAGACCATTGAAGGAGCCAATCAAATTATTCCCCTTGGGCCCGCAGCATCACAGGTTGCAATAAAAATGCTGGGATCCAATGGTGGCGGGTTCTTCAACGTGAACTCTGCTCACCCCTTCGAGAATCCCAACGGCATAACCAACTTCCTGGAATCCATAGCCATACTCCTATTACCAATGTCTCTGGTATTTGCCTTCGGCTACATGATCCGGAACTTCAAACAGGGACTGGCAATATTCGCGGTGATGATGATTCTCTTTGTCACTGGACTGGGAGTGGCCTTATGGTCTGAAGACCAGACCAACCCCATCATTGAAAAAATGGGAGTCTCCAGTGGAAACCTGGAAGGAAAAGAAGTGAGATTGGGAGTTGGTGAATCCACTGCATGGGGAGCCGCCACCACCATTGTTTCCAATGGTGGGGTGAACATGATGCACGACAGTGCCATGCCCCTCACCGGATTGGTTTTCATGTTCAACATGGCAACCGGGGAAGTTATATTTGGTGGATTGGGAGTGGGACTGGCTGGAATGTTATTCTACGTCATTTTAACCATGTTCATAGCCGGACTAATGATCGGCAGAACACCTGAATTCCTTGGTAAGAAATTAGGTCCCCCGGAGATGACACTGGCGGTCATACCTCTGGTAGTGCCTCAGGCAGCCATACTGATCCTGGCGGCAATTGCCCTATCCACACCGGATGGTCTGGCCGGTCTCAACAACCCTTCAGCACACGGCATGTCTGAAATACTCTATGCCTACTTCTCCACAATAGGGAATAATGGTTCAGCATTTGCAGGGTTGAGTGCCAACACTGTATTTTATAATCTAACCCTCGGCCTGGCCATGCTCATTGGTAGATTCGCCACCATAATCCCTGCAATTGCCCTGGCAGGCTTACTGGCTAAAAAAGGAAAAGTTCCCACCAGTTCAGCAACCTTCCCCACCACCGGTCCATTATTCATTATACTGGTGGCAGGAGTGGTAATATTACTGGGAGCGCTTACTTTCTTCTCAGTATTTGCTTTGGGACCCGGACTCGACCACCTGTTCATGCAGGGAGGAAATATAACATCATAG